From one Nothobranchius furzeri strain GRZ-AD chromosome 2, NfurGRZ-RIMD1, whole genome shotgun sequence genomic stretch:
- the cdca9 gene encoding borealin-2, translating to MSARREKTATNQQDKEQQSQERRRRRMALFIQQFEKDAQERMRYLEAKLESMLATVDKIFKVELMKMPPSLQNTLMGDLICEEEASASEVSIAIRNESREMDQPFRLITSKRLKSSDSTPPVAQRPASKTPKGGRGAKGDSVLAGSSSTGTLISSSTTIKRTRSRLTNRKTQEQMNLRKPKLRSVVSAGELPCSMAGSAAHVTVTTAQGQMLSFSEDSKDDINLDLLDDVAWCQIQKLSKLMECLSRQSRCHR from the exons ATGTCAGCGAGACGGGAGAAGACCGCGACAAATCAGCAGGACAAAGAGCAGCAGAGCCAGGAGAGACGCCGGCGTAGGATGGCGCTCTTCATCCAGCAGTTTGAAAAAGACG CACAAGAACGGATGAGATATTTAGAGGCTAAACTGGAGAGCATGCTGGCCACCGTGGACAAAATCTTCAAAGTGGAGCTGATGAAGATGCCTCCTTCTCTTCAGAACACCCTCATGGGAGATCTGATCTGCG AGGAGGAAGCATCAGCCAGTGAAGTCTCGATAGCCATCAGG AACGAGTCCCGTGAAATGGACCAACCTTTCAGACTGATAACCAGCAAGAGAT TGAAATCGTCTGATTCTACACCGCCTGTAGCCCAGAGACCCGCTTCCAAAACTCCCAAG GGAGGACGAGGGGCCAAAGGGGACAGCGTGTTAGCTGGCAGCAGCAGCACAGGAACTCTGAT ATCTTCCTCAACGACCATCAAGAGGACTCGGAGCCGACTGACAAACCGTAAAACTCAGGAGCAGATGAACCTGAGAAAACCTAAACTAAG GTCCGTTGTGTCTGCTGGGGAGCTGCCCTGTTCCATGGCAGGATCTGCTGCACACGTCACCGTGACGACGGCTCAGGGGCAG ATGCTCAGCTTTTCGGAAGACTCCAAGGATGACATCAACCTGGACCTACTGGATGATGTTGCCTGGTGTCAGATTCAGAAGCTCTCG AAACTGATGGAGTGTTTGTCACGACAGAGTCGCTGCCATCGTTGA
- the LOC129165424 gene encoding perilipin-2: MGIISELNSTMDVIQYGKNIHSAKQMVTWKSGSPTEQNGHPAEVIESRTLNLARSLTQQLQTTCLVLVSGLQGLPNHIQQEALSFSHSAAQVYFSFSKAKVLGDLPDSMLSSSRVQLGRMKDSLDHVMDYLVNNTPLNWLVGPFYPRMVSSAGSSSHPTSSSPASTQIPREEPMEVETELLRLPSSTNLDSELH; the protein is encoded by the exons ATGGGGATCATTTCTGAGCTCAACTCCACCATGGATGTG ATCCAATACGGCAAGAACATCCACAGTGCCAAACAGATGGTGACATGGAAGTCTGGTAGTCCAACTGAGCAGAACGGTCACCCAGCAGAG GTGATCGAGTCTCGTACCTTAAACCTGGCCCGCTCCCTCACTCAGCAGCTCCAGACCACCTGCCTGGTCCTAGTCTCTGGCCTGCAGGGACTTCCCAACCACATCCAGCAGGAGGCGCTGTCCTTCAGCCACTCAGCAGCACAGGTGTACTTCAGTTTCAGCAAAGCGAAGGTGCTGGGAGACCTGCCCGACAGCATGCTATCCAGCAGCAGAGTCCAGCTGGGAAGGATGAAGGACtccctggaccatgtcatggattACCTGGTCAACAACACGCCGCTCAACTGGCTGGTGGGTCCTTTTTACCCTCGGATGGTTTCATCTGCAGGCAGCAGCTCTCATCCAACATCATCAAGCCCCGCCTCCACTCAGATCCCCAGGGAAGAACCCATGGAGGTGGAGACTGAGTTGCTCCGTTTACCGTCCTCAACAAATTTAGATTCAGAGCTTCACTAA